In Streptococcus pneumoniae, the sequence TTTAATGCAACATCTAGGAAACATGCAGATTGATAGCCTAGTTCTAGAAGGGGGCAGTCTAATGAATTGGAGTGCTTTGGAACAACAAATTGTTGATGAGCTGAAAATATATATTGCACCAAAAATTTTTGGAGGCAGTGCCAAGTTTCCTGTCGGAGGTGAAGGCATTTCTTTGCCAAATGACGCTATTAGATTGAAACCTTATGCATTTTCTCAAATAGGAAATGACTATCTCATAGAAAGTGAAGTGATTTATCCATGTTCACAGGAATAATTGAAGAAATCGGAAAAGTTGAAAGAATACAGAAAGACTCTCGTAATTGTAAACTATCAATTAAAGCCTCAAAAATATTAACGGATATCCATTTAGGCGATAGTATAGCAGTAAATGGTATCTGTCTTACAGTTACTCATTTCAATCATCAATCCTTTACAGTTGATGTAATGAATGAAACATGGAGTCGAACAGCTCTTACTCTATTAAAACATGGAAGTGAGGTGAATCTAGAAAGAGCCTTATCTGTCAACGGTCGACTTGGGGGTCACGTCGTTACAGGACACATTGATGGTACAGGAAAAATCTCGTCAATAAAAAAAGATGATAATGCTGTATGGTATCAAATCAACACACAAAAAGAAATTTTAGATTTAATAGTTGAAAAAGGATCTATTACAATTGACGGCATTAGTCTGACTGTCGCTAAAGTCTCCAAAGTAAACTTTTCAGTATCTGTTATCCCTCATACCTTGGAACAAACCATTCTTAAGAGTAAACAAGTCGGGAGTACAGTAAATCTTGAAAATGATATCTTAGGTAAATATGTGCAAAAACTGATGGATAACTCTCCAAAATCAGAAATATCTAAGGAACTATTATATCAAAATGGATTTTAGCAGAAAGGATAATCAGTCAATGGAATATCGAAAAATACAAGAAGCATTAGAAGCATTGCAGAAGGGACGACTTGTTCTTGTTATAGACGACAAGGATAGAGAAAATGAAGGAGACTTAATTTGTTCTGCACAAGCAGCTACAACAGAAAATGTTAATTTTATGGCTACTTATGCCAAAGGATTAATTTGTATGCCTATGAGCGAAAGTTTAGCTAATCAATTAATGCTTTCACCTATGGTTGAAAACAATACAGATAATCATAAGACTGCTTTTACAGTTTCAATTGATTATAAAGAAACGACCACAGGTATTTCTGCCGAGGAAAGAGGACTGACCGCACGTATGTGTGTAGCTGAAGATATAACACCCTCTGATTTTCGCAGGCCAGGACACATGTTTCCTTTAATTGCAAAAAAAGGTGGTGTTCTAGAAAGAAATGGACACACAGAAGCAACTGTTGATTTATTAAAATTAGCTGGACTAAAAGAGTGTGGCCTATGTTGTGAAATAATGAATCATGATGGCAAAATGATGAGAACAGATGATTTAATTCAGTTCTCGAAGAAACACAACATTCCACTAATTACCATCAAAGAATTACAAGAATATAGAAAAGTATATGATCAGCTGGTAGAACGAGTTTCAACTGTCAATATGCCTACTAGATACGGTAATTTCAAAGCAATTAGCTATATAGATAAACTAAATGGGGAACATCATCTTGCTCTTATTATGGGAAACATAGAGGATGAAGCCAATGTATTATGTCGGGTCCACTCCGAATGTTTAACAGGAGATGTTTTAGGCTCTTTACGTTGCGATTGTGGACAGCAATTCGATAAAGCTATGAAAATGATTGTTGAGAATGGTTCGGGTGTCTTACTTTACTTGCGACAGGAGGGACGAGGAATTGGACTTATCAATAAATTAAAAGCCTATCATTTACAAGATCAAGGCATGGATACGCTTGATGCCAATCTTGCATTAGGCTTTGAAGGTGATTTAAGAGAATATCATATTGGAGCACAAATGCTTAAAGATCTGGGACTTCAGTCACTTCATTTACTGACAAATAATCCTGACAAGGTTGAACAGTTAGAAAAATATGGAATTACCATTTCCAGTAGAATATCAATCGAAATAGAAGCCAATCCTTACGATAGTTTTTATTTAGAAACAAAGAAAAATCGAATGGGTCACATTTTAAATATGGAGGAAAAATAAATGAACACTTATGAAGGTAATTTAGTAGCAAACAATATTAAAATAGGTATTGTTGTAGCGAGATTTAATGAATTTATAACTTCAAAATTATTATCTGGAGCACTAGATAATCTCAAAAGAGAGAATGTAAACGAGAAAGATATAGAGGTAGCCTGGGTTCCAGGAGCTTTTGAAATACCACTGATTGCATCAAAAATGGCAAAAAGTAAAAAATATGATGCAATTATCTGCTTGGGAGCTGTCATTAGAGGGAATACAAGTCATTATGATTATGTATGTAGCGAGGTATCTAAGGGAATCGCCCAAATCAGTTTAAATAGCGAAATTCCTGTTATGTTTGGTGTGCTAACGACAGATACAATTGAACAAGCCATAGAACGAGCTGGCACTAAAGCAGGAAATAAGGGTTCTGAGTGTGCACAAGGAGCTATTGAAATGGTCAACCTAATTCGTACATTAGACGCATAGAACAGACTCTACTTTTAGACGAATAAAGAAACTTGGCAAAATCGCAATTTAATACTCTGTGAAAATCATAGAGCAAACTAGGAAACCAGTCGCAGAGTGGTCAAACACAACTTCGATGTTACAGACAAAACTGGCAAAATTAGCTCAAAACACTGTTTTGAGATTACTGATAAAACTGACGTGGTTTAAAAAGAGTTTCGAAAAGAATTAGGAAAACATGAAGTAACTATTTCCATGATAAAACGCATAAAATCAAGGTTTTTGAACACCTGATTTTATGCGTTTTTCTGATTTTGAAAATTTTTCCCAGACTTTTTTATACTTTTAATATTTCCCCAACTCACGGAGACTGGTGTGATTTTCCTGAATACGTCGGAACATCTTTTCCATATCCGACTTGGTAAAATGCACCAAAACAGGACGTCCGTGAGGACAGTTATAGGGATTGTCACATTGAGAAAGCTGATAGAGGAGTTGTCTAGCTGAATGATCATCAATACGATGATTGGCCTTGATAGATCGCTTGCAAGACATCATGATAGCCAACTCTGCTCGGTATTTCTTGATAGAAACTTCCTTGGTCAAAAGGAGCATGTCGCACATCTCATAGATGCCTGATTCAATCTCTTCTTCTGCCATCCAAATAGGATGTTCACGTAGAATAAATTGATTTTCTCCGTACTCTGCTAGAAAGACGCCCACTTCCTCTAAGAGAGGCATTCTTTCCTTGAGACGCAGGGCATCATCCGCAGGAAATTCAAAGATATAGGGCACTAGGAGTTGCTGCTGGCTCTGGTCAACATTGCCAATGCTTTCACGGTACTCCTCGTACTTGACCCGTTCCTGAGCAGCGTGCTGATCTATGATGTAAAGTCCATCTCGCCCTTGGGCAAAGAGATAAGTCCCGTGCATTTGTCCGAAAAACTCCAACTCTGGGAAGCTGGATGCTTCTTCTCGCTCCAGTTTGTCATAAGCCTTATCGATGCTAGCAAGATCTAACTCTGGATGGTCTAGCTGGTCGTAGTTAGCAGGCTTTCTCTCTGCAAAATGCAGTTTTGCTGGCTTGGTCAATCGGTCCAAGGTTTCCTTGGCAAACAGGGTCAAATCCTGCCCTTCATCAGTCAATTCTACCTGATAATCAGCTACTTCAGTTTGACTAGGTCTTGACGGCTCAGTTTTCTCATAGTAGAGCGTATTTTCTTTGAGTGGGAGAATAGTTTGATCCACCTTCTCACGATTGCGCACGGTCGATTTGGCAAGATTTTCCAAGGCATCTGGAATCAAGGTTTGTTCCTTGAGACTATTTGCAATAGCTTCTGAAACCAGGGTCATCAGTTCTTTTTCCTTGGAAATCCGCACCTCTTGCTTAGTTGGATGCACATTGACATCCGCTAGATAAGGGTCGATATGGATGTGAATGACAGCCAGTGGAAAACGTCCAACCAT encodes:
- the ribE gene encoding riboflavin synthase, whose translation is MFTGIIEEIGKVERIQKDSRNCKLSIKASKILTDIHLGDSIAVNGICLTVTHFNHQSFTVDVMNETWSRTALTLLKHGSEVNLERALSVNGRLGGHVVTGHIDGTGKISSIKKDDNAVWYQINTQKEILDLIVEKGSITIDGISLTVAKVSKVNFSVSVIPHTLEQTILKSKQVGSTVNLENDILGKYVQKLMDNSPKSEISKELLYQNGF
- a CDS encoding bifunctional 3,4-dihydroxy-2-butanone-4-phosphate synthase/GTP cyclohydrolase II; the protein is MEYRKIQEALEALQKGRLVLVIDDKDRENEGDLICSAQAATTENVNFMATYAKGLICMPMSESLANQLMLSPMVENNTDNHKTAFTVSIDYKETTTGISAEERGLTARMCVAEDITPSDFRRPGHMFPLIAKKGGVLERNGHTEATVDLLKLAGLKECGLCCEIMNHDGKMMRTDDLIQFSKKHNIPLITIKELQEYRKVYDQLVERVSTVNMPTRYGNFKAISYIDKLNGEHHLALIMGNIEDEANVLCRVHSECLTGDVLGSLRCDCGQQFDKAMKMIVENGSGVLLYLRQEGRGIGLINKLKAYHLQDQGMDTLDANLALGFEGDLREYHIGAQMLKDLGLQSLHLLTNNPDKVEQLEKYGITISSRISIEIEANPYDSFYLETKKNRMGHILNMEEK
- the mutL gene encoding DNA mismatch repair endonuclease MutL, which translates into the protein MSHIIELPEMLANQIAAGEVIERPASVVKELVENAIDAGSSQIIIEIEEAGLKKVQITDNGHGIAHDEVELALRRHATSKIKNQADLFRIRTLGFRGEALPSIASVSVLTLLTAVDGASHGTKLVARGGEVEEVIPATSPVGTKVCVEDLFFNTPARLKYMKSQQAELSHIIDIVNRLGLAHPEISFSLISDGKEMTRTAGTGQLRQAIAGIYGLVSAKKMIEIENSDLDFEISGFVSLPELTRANRNYISLFINGRYIKNFLLNRAILDGFGSKLMVGRFPLAVIHIHIDPYLADVNVHPTKQEVRISKEKELMTLVSEAIANSLKEQTLIPDALENLAKSTVRNREKVDQTILPLKENTLYYEKTEPSRPSQTEVADYQVELTDEGQDLTLFAKETLDRLTKPAKLHFAERKPANYDQLDHPELDLASIDKAYDKLEREEASSFPELEFFGQMHGTYLFAQGRDGLYIIDQHAAQERVKYEEYRESIGNVDQSQQQLLVPYIFEFPADDALRLKERMPLLEEVGVFLAEYGENQFILREHPIWMAEEEIESGIYEMCDMLLLTKEVSIKKYRAELAIMMSCKRSIKANHRIDDHSARQLLYQLSQCDNPYNCPHGRPVLVHFTKSDMEKMFRRIQENHTSLRELGKY
- the ribH gene encoding 6,7-dimethyl-8-ribityllumazine synthase, encoding MNTYEGNLVANNIKIGIVVARFNEFITSKLLSGALDNLKRENVNEKDIEVAWVPGAFEIPLIASKMAKSKKYDAIICLGAVIRGNTSHYDYVCSEVSKGIAQISLNSEIPVMFGVLTTDTIEQAIERAGTKAGNKGSECAQGAIEMVNLIRTLDA